A section of the Capra hircus breed San Clemente chromosome 23, ASM170441v1, whole genome shotgun sequence genome encodes:
- the LOC108633453 gene encoding olfactory receptor 12D2-like, whose translation MLNRTSVTEFLLLPVTDIQVLQPVLFVVFLAIYIVNLAANGAILRVVISDPRLHSPMYFFLGNLSCLDICFSTASLPKMMENILSTHKAISFSGCISQLHFFHFMGSTESMLLALMGFDRFVAICKPLHYTLIMNPKVCIQMALTVWIIGFFHALLHSVMTSRLNFCGSNHIHHILCDVKPLLELACGNTELNQWLVNTVTGTIATGSCFLTFLSYFYIIIYLFFNTHSCSMLHKALSTCASHFLVVVTFFVPGVFVYIHPASSSSMDQDQISAIMYSVVTPVLNPLIYTLRNKEVKGALRRAM comes from the coding sequence ATGCTGAATCGAACATCAGTCACTGAATTTCTCCTCCTGCCAGTGACagacatccaagtactgcagccTGTTCTCTTTGTGGTTTTCCTTGCAATTTACATTGTCAATCTGGCTGCGAATGGAGCCATCCTGAGGGTTGTCATCTCTGATCCAAGACTCCATTCTCCTATGTATTTTTTCCTAGGAAACCTGTCATGTCTGGATATCTGCTTCTCCACAGCGAGTCTGCCAAAGATGATGGAGAACATCCTCTCTACACACAAAGCAATTTCTTTCTCAGGATGCATAAGCCAACTTCATTTCTTCCACTTCATGGGCAGCACTGAGTCCATGTTGCTGGCCTTGATGGGCTTTGACCGCTTTGTGGCTATctgcaaaccacttcattatacTCTGATCATGAATCCTAAAGTCTGTATCCAGATGGCTCTCACTGTCTGGATCATTGGTTTTTTCCATGCCCTGCTGCACTCAGTAATGACCTCTCGGTTAAACTTCTGTGGTTCCAACCATATTCATCACATCCTCTGTGATGTTAAGCCGTTGCTGGAGTTGGCCTGTGGGAACACTGAGCTCAACCAGTGGCTGGTCAACACTGTCACAGGCACCATTGCCACGGGTTCATGCTTTCTAACATTCCTGTCCTATTTCTATATTATTATCTATCTTTTCTTCAACACCCATTCTTGCAGCATGCTTCATAAAGCACTGTCTACTTGTGCCTCCCACTTCTTGGTAGTTGTTACTTTCTTCGTCCCTGGTGTCTTTGTTTACATTCATCCTGCCTCAAGCAGCTCCATGGACCAGGATCAGATCAGTGCCATTATGTACAGTGTGGTCACTCCTGTGCTAAACCCACTGATCTATACTTTGAGGAACAAGGAAGTAAAGGGGGCCTTGAGGAGGGCGATGTGA